A single Thermoanaerobaculia bacterium DNA region contains:
- a CDS encoding divergent polysaccharide deacetylase family protein, whose protein sequence is MLWKRTPSEPTPPVRVAKQRPAPRPSENRATPPRPAAHRSPAPEEGIVLAEDPVTDPRLAIVVDDLGNDDAALGRVAALREPLAGAVLPGLPHSRETALALRAAGKEVLLHLPMEPLDPRARPGPGLVRTGMTAAQIAGMLSSDLEDVPGASGVNNHMGSRATADRKTMDAVLSVVGKRGLFFLDSRTTAFTVAAEEAGRLGVPCLSRSVFLDDVADESAIRIQLERAAGEARSQGAAVAIGHPHPATLAVLERELPRLGSEGIRLVTVAELLARQP, encoded by the coding sequence ATGCTCTGGAAGCGGACGCCCTCCGAGCCGACGCCTCCCGTCCGAGTCGCGAAGCAGCGTCCGGCGCCGCGCCCCTCCGAGAACCGGGCGACGCCGCCCCGCCCCGCGGCGCACCGTTCCCCGGCGCCGGAAGAGGGGATCGTCCTCGCCGAAGATCCCGTGACCGACCCTCGCCTGGCGATCGTCGTCGACGATCTCGGAAACGACGACGCGGCGCTCGGACGCGTCGCCGCGCTCCGGGAGCCCCTCGCGGGAGCCGTCCTGCCGGGTCTGCCGCACAGCCGCGAGACGGCGCTCGCGCTGCGCGCCGCCGGCAAGGAGGTGCTCCTCCATCTGCCGATGGAGCCTCTCGATCCGCGCGCGAGGCCGGGACCCGGGCTCGTGCGGACCGGAATGACCGCGGCCCAGATCGCCGGCATGCTGTCGTCGGACCTCGAGGACGTTCCCGGCGCGTCGGGGGTGAACAATCACATGGGTTCGAGGGCCACGGCCGACCGGAAGACGATGGACGCCGTGCTGTCCGTCGTCGGAAAGCGGGGCCTGTTCTTCCTCGACAGCCGGACGACCGCCTTCACGGTCGCCGCGGAGGAAGCCGGGCGCCTCGGCGTGCCGTGCCTCTCCCGGTCGGTTTTCCTCGACGACGTCGCCGACGAATCCGCGATTCGCATCCAGCTCGAGCGGGCGGCGGGCGAAGCCCGGTCCCAGGGGGCCGCGGTCGCGATCGGGCATCCGCATCCCGCGACCCTCGCGGTCCTGGAGCGGGAGCTTCCCCGGCTCGGCTCGGAAGGAATCCGCCTCGTCACCGTCGCGGAGCTCCTCGCTCGCCAGCCGTGA